A genomic segment from Chitinophaga flava encodes:
- a CDS encoding TonB-dependent receptor plug domain-containing protein produces the protein MMRIYQQGSALVKIFLCLLPGMPAVLKAQQTDTTRTRELREVAVSAPRGNKEVAPGQQLKGKELQRLGTQSVADALRYFSGIQVKDYGGIGGLKTVDVRSMGTNHTGVFFDGIELGNAQNGQVDLGKFSLENMEEISLYNGQKSSIFQPAKDYGSAGSIYLTSVKPRFEGGEQRHIKGTFKTGSFGLVNPSILWQEKISQRVSASFNAEWINANGRYKFRYQKEKGYDTTAIRKNSDINALRVEGGLHGILNGGEWNSRIYFYNSERGLPGFVVNNVFGHVDRQWDRNFFVQSSWRKDLSKRYSLMLNGKYAYDYTHYLAPDTVRYIENRYRQQEVYVSVANQYLLTSWWNLGLSGDFQWNKLDADLTNFSYPQRFTTLVALATSVNFNRFSAQASLLNTIMNEEVKKNAASPSHQELTPAVFVSWQPFAKPNITWRSFYKRIFRMPTFNDLYYTDIGNSNLKPEFATQYNTGLTWSHTFSGKILQELGLETDAYYNEVTNKIVAVPAASQFRWTMMNLGFVKIKGIDVKAKAVWQILKDCQLSTRVNYTFQDARDFTSQAESFYGHQIPYIPWHSGSLVLGGSYRDWDLNYSFLYTGERYDSKENIRDNYMQPWYTSDVTFTRSWKLNRTGFRCTAQVNNLFNQYYDVVLNYPMPGRNFKFILSVNI, from the coding sequence ATGATGCGTATCTACCAACAGGGAAGTGCTCTTGTAAAGATTTTCCTGTGTCTGTTGCCCGGAATGCCTGCTGTGCTGAAAGCACAGCAAACCGACACTACCAGAACCCGCGAACTGCGGGAGGTGGCTGTCAGCGCCCCACGTGGTAATAAAGAAGTCGCACCGGGGCAGCAGCTCAAAGGCAAGGAGCTGCAACGATTAGGTACCCAGTCGGTAGCAGACGCGCTGCGCTACTTTTCGGGCATCCAGGTAAAAGATTACGGTGGCATCGGCGGCCTGAAAACAGTAGATGTACGCAGTATGGGCACCAACCATACCGGCGTGTTTTTCGATGGTATTGAACTCGGAAATGCACAAAACGGCCAGGTTGATCTGGGCAAGTTCTCACTGGAAAACATGGAAGAAATCTCCCTGTACAATGGTCAGAAAAGCAGCATCTTCCAGCCGGCAAAAGACTATGGTTCTGCGGGATCCATCTACCTCACTTCCGTCAAACCCCGCTTCGAAGGCGGTGAACAACGGCACATAAAAGGTACTTTTAAAACCGGCTCTTTCGGCCTCGTCAACCCCTCCATTCTCTGGCAGGAGAAAATAAGCCAGCGCGTGTCGGCATCCTTCAATGCTGAATGGATCAATGCCAATGGCCGCTACAAATTCCGCTATCAAAAAGAAAAAGGATATGATACCACCGCCATCCGCAAAAACAGTGATATCAACGCATTGCGGGTGGAAGGTGGTCTGCACGGTATCCTCAATGGCGGCGAATGGAACAGCAGGATCTATTTCTATAATTCAGAAAGAGGCCTGCCAGGCTTTGTCGTCAACAATGTATTTGGTCATGTTGACCGGCAATGGGACCGCAACTTTTTTGTGCAGTCTTCCTGGCGTAAAGATCTGAGCAAACGCTACAGCCTTATGCTCAACGGGAAATACGCCTACGACTATACGCATTATCTGGCACCAGATACTGTTCGTTATATCGAAAACCGCTACCGCCAGCAGGAAGTGTATGTGTCTGTAGCCAATCAGTACCTGCTCACCAGCTGGTGGAACCTGGGCCTGTCCGGTGATTTTCAATGGAACAAGCTGGATGCCGACCTGACTAATTTCTCCTATCCACAACGTTTTACCACATTGGTAGCCCTGGCCACCTCGGTGAATTTCAACCGCTTCAGTGCACAGGCCAGTTTGCTCAACACCATCATGAATGAAGAAGTGAAGAAAAATGCGGCCTCTCCTTCACATCAGGAACTCACACCCGCTGTATTTGTCTCCTGGCAACCTTTTGCGAAACCCAATATCACCTGGAGGTCGTTTTACAAACGTATCTTCAGAATGCCCACCTTCAACGATCTCTATTACACTGACATCGGTAACTCCAACCTGAAACCGGAGTTTGCCACACAATACAATACCGGTCTTACCTGGAGTCATACTTTCAGTGGAAAAATATTGCAGGAGCTGGGCCTGGAAACAGACGCCTATTACAATGAGGTTACCAACAAAATAGTGGCAGTTCCTGCAGCCAGCCAGTTCCGCTGGACGATGATGAACCTGGGTTTTGTGAAGATCAAAGGCATAGACGTGAAAGCCAAGGCTGTCTGGCAGATACTGAAAGACTGTCAGCTCAGCACCCGTGTCAATTATACCTTTCAGGATGCGAGAGATTTTACCAGCCAGGCAGAGAGTTTTTATGGTCACCAGATACCCTACATCCCCTGGCATAGCGGCTCGCTGGTATTGGGCGGCAGTTACCGGGACTGGGACCTGAACTATAGTTTCCTCTATACCGGTGAGCGCTACGATAGCAAGGAGAATATCAGGGACAACTATATGCAACCCTGGTATACTAGTGATGTCACGTTTACCCGCAGCTGGAAGCTCAATAGAACCGGCTTCCGTTGTACCGCACAGGTCAACAACCTGTTTAATCAGTATTATGATGTGGTGCTCAACTACCCGATGCCAGGCCGGAATTTCAAATTCATTTTGTCTGTAAACATCTAA
- a CDS encoding response regulator gives MIRLYCVDDHPLILEGLRALLCFERDIELTGETRTGEACLSFLVHHRADIILLDTLLPDMSGAALCHVIKRNYPETMVLGLSYHKDGPGIHEMMESGASGCLMKNADKEELLKAIRDVHNGHTYLSAGLEDVWQTDDRRTRARQLNITKREKEVLWLIANGHTNLEIAEKLFISSDTVDSHRRNLLGKFKARNTAMLIKCAIDNKLLLSGYH, from the coding sequence ATGATCCGATTATATTGTGTAGATGATCACCCATTGATACTGGAAGGTCTACGCGCATTACTCTGTTTTGAAAGAGACATTGAACTGACGGGAGAAACAAGAACGGGGGAGGCGTGCCTGAGTTTTCTTGTTCACCACAGGGCTGATATTATTCTGCTGGACACCCTCTTGCCCGATATGTCCGGTGCAGCGCTATGCCATGTTATAAAAAGAAACTATCCTGAAACAATGGTGCTCGGACTGAGCTACCACAAAGATGGACCCGGTATCCACGAGATGATGGAAAGCGGTGCCAGTGGATGCCTGATGAAGAATGCCGACAAGGAAGAACTATTGAAAGCCATCCGTGACGTGCATAACGGGCACACCTATCTGTCGGCAGGACTCGAAGATGTTTGGCAAACAGATGACAGAAGAACAAGAGCCAGACAATTGAATATCACCAAAAGGGAAAAGGAAGTATTGTGGCTGATTGCCAACGGCCATACCAACCTCGAAATAGCCGAAAAACTTTTTATCAGCAGTGATACGGTAGACAGTCACCGACGTAACCTGTTGGGCAAATTCAAAGCCCGTAATACAGCCATGCTCATTAAATGTGCCATCGATAACAAACTACTCCTGTCAGGGTACCACTGA
- a CDS encoding lanthionine synthetase C family protein — MNYRKEIELTLEQISKELDLFTANDTNAGLLGGNTGCALFYAYYYQFTSREEHLDKVLDIVQKSITALSEQPLNGSFCGGVAGVAWCIQHLVGMGFIEEDDITDAFTEIDEVVGDFMEETLLAGKNDFLHEGVGTALYFLGRPPEIGQRYLERLVGHLAGSAHHLPTGIAWKDQFSSQSHRNQEENLYNLGLSHGVPAIIAILCRIYEKGIARDVTHGLIEDATRWVLNTRKTDGGKGLSLFPTLVNAANVISGDVNSRLGWCYGDLGIATMLLGAGKRLQKPAYNEAALSVLHDVAAYRNQKNGAIHDTCLCHGSAGIAHILQQAALATGDPVLEKAAFNWLETTLKMNTWTDGPAGYKFYHHPDYVDNYSVLEGIAGTGLSLLGFLQPEMSTGWNECLLIS; from the coding sequence ATGAACTACAGAAAAGAGATTGAGTTGACGCTGGAGCAGATCAGCAAAGAGCTGGATCTGTTTACAGCCAATGATACAAATGCAGGCCTTTTAGGAGGAAATACCGGCTGTGCTTTGTTCTATGCCTACTATTACCAATTTACTTCCCGTGAGGAGCATCTGGATAAGGTGCTGGATATTGTACAAAAAAGTATTACAGCTTTGTCTGAGCAACCATTGAATGGATCTTTCTGTGGTGGTGTGGCCGGTGTTGCCTGGTGTATACAGCACCTGGTAGGTATGGGTTTTATTGAGGAAGATGATATAACAGATGCTTTTACAGAGATTGATGAAGTGGTAGGCGATTTTATGGAAGAAACCCTGCTGGCTGGTAAAAATGATTTTCTGCATGAAGGGGTCGGCACGGCATTATATTTCCTTGGGCGGCCGCCTGAAATAGGGCAAAGGTATCTGGAAAGGCTGGTGGGACATCTGGCCGGGTCGGCACACCATTTACCTACGGGCATAGCCTGGAAGGACCAGTTTTCTTCCCAGAGCCATCGTAATCAGGAGGAGAACCTGTACAACCTCGGACTGTCGCATGGCGTACCTGCTATCATCGCCATACTGTGCCGGATATACGAAAAAGGAATTGCCCGGGATGTTACCCATGGGCTGATAGAAGATGCTACCCGCTGGGTACTGAATACCCGGAAAACTGATGGTGGAAAAGGACTCTCGTTGTTCCCTACTTTAGTGAATGCCGCCAATGTGATTAGCGGCGATGTAAATAGTCGTTTGGGCTGGTGTTATGGCGATCTTGGTATTGCCACTATGCTGCTGGGCGCCGGAAAGCGTCTGCAGAAGCCGGCTTACAACGAAGCCGCGTTGTCAGTATTGCATGATGTTGCTGCTTACCGTAATCAGAAAAACGGAGCCATACATGATACCTGTTTATGTCATGGGAGCGCAGGCATTGCGCATATATTGCAACAGGCTGCCCTGGCCACTGGTGATCCGGTCCTGGAAAAGGCTGCGTTCAACTGGCTGGAGACAACCCTAAAAATGAATACCTGGACGGATGGGCCTGCCGGGTACAAATTTTATCATCACCCTGATTATGTAGACAATTATAGTGTGCTGGAAGGTATTGCAGGAACAGGACTGTCACTCTTAGGCTTCCTGCAACCAGAAATGAGTACAGGCTGGAATGAATGCCTGTTGATATCATAA
- a CDS encoding class I lanthipeptide has translation MRKTFEKKLVLNKIKVAKLNAAQVDSVDVKAPTYTGCSLMAKCPPPSTLVNC, from the coding sequence ATGAGAAAAACTTTCGAAAAAAAGCTGGTACTGAACAAAATTAAAGTTGCTAAACTGAATGCAGCTCAGGTTGATAGCGTAGACGTAAAAGCTCCTACCTACACCGGTTGCAGCCTGATGGCAAAATGCCCTCCTCCCAGCACACTGGTTAACTGCTAA